The window GCGAGATTGCCTGCAGCTGGAACCACGAGGGCGACAGTAGTCCAACGCTGGCGCGCGTAAAAGTCGAACATAACATGAACTTCGGCCCGCATGGCATGCAATTCAACTATCACATACAGCATGGCGAATGCGGTGATGGCACCATAATTCCTGCCACTTGCCGCCAATGTGAAGTTTGTACACAAGTGTGCCCGAAACAGGCTATTTCAACCAACCCGCTAACCGGCGCCAAAGTGGTTGATGAAGAACTCTGTGTTGGATGTGGTTATTGTGCGGATAAATGTCCGCAGCAAGTGATTAAAGTCGTCCGCAGTAAAATGAAAGCCGTGAAATGCGATTTATGCAATGGCCAGCCTGCTTGTGCTCAAGTTTGTCCTACTGGGGCAATTAAATTTTATCCTTGGGATGAAGCCGAAGCTGCATTAGAACAATATGAAAAATATACCGGCTTAGTTTCTTGAATCGAGGTGAAATATGATGAGTAATATAATTGGTGGTTGGGCAGGAAAAGTCCTTAGAGTTAATTTAACGACAAATACGATTTCGTATGATCCCATAGAAAAATATTATGACTATATTGGTGGTATGGGTATTGGCTATAAAATATTGTGGGATGGTCATAAGGACAATATAAAGGCAATCGATCCTGAGAATATTATTGTCTTCTCTGCGGGACCATTAACGGGGTCAGGCGTGATTTGTACTGGACGAACAACGATTACTTCCCGTAGCCCCGTGATTGAAAAACACCTTATTGCCGACGGTCACTTTGGTGGCCATTTTTCACCTGCAATGAAATTTGCCGGCTTCGATGCGATTGCAATTGAAGGCAAAGCGGCGAGCCCAGTGTGGCTAAAAATTGTCGATGACAAGGTCACCATTGAACCCGCCGATGCGCTATGGGGCAAAGGCATATTCGATACCCACGCCATGATAGCGCAAATGATGGGTCCCAATGCACAAGTGGCGGCGATTGGCCAAGCGGGTGAAAATCAAGTGCCGCTGTCTGTCATCATGACTCAGGGCGGACACTCTGCGGGTGGTCATGGCTCAGTTATGGGCTCAAAAAATTGTAAAGGGATCGGCATTATCGGTACCGGCGCCGTCAAAATTGCCGCCAATAATGAAAAGATGCGCGCTTTAGATGACCATATTTTAGGGATTATCGGCGCCAATAATAATGGTGTGGTGCCTTCGACGCCGCAATCTTGGGCCGAGTACTCAGCCCCTATCAGTCGCTGGAAATCACGACCTGGCCTTAAGTGGGGCGCCGCCGATCAAGAAATCGATTTAGGCGAAGTGCCTTGGAATGAGCGTAACCGTATTGGGTTTCGCACTTCGATGGCCGAAAGCTATATAGGCGTCGAATATGCCAACAAGTGGATGAAGCGCACTGGCGGTTGCCATTCATGCCCAATACGTTGTTTCTGCGAGCTTAAAGTCCCTGAACTGAAGAGTAAATATGGTCGTAAAACCGAGCATATTGCCAACGTCTGTATGGGATTCCTGGTGCCCCAGTATTTGATGGGCACTACAAACGGCTCAGAAGCACATGCAATGGCGGGAGCCTTGGGGGCACAGATCCTCGATGACTACGGTATTTGGTGTAACTATGGTTTGATTTCTCATATCTTTAAGTTTTTAAAAACACACGATATGTTCAAAGATTTACTGCCTGAAGAGGAGTACAACAGCATTCCTTGGGCGCTTTGGGATAATCAAGATCCTGCCTTCTTAATCGATTTCTATCGCCGCATTGCCTACAAAGAAGGCGAAATTTCCCATATGGCGGATGGCTTATATGACTTAATCGCGCGTTGGGGTTTAGATGGCACAAACCCCGCATTAGGGTATTGGGACATACATAAAGAGAGTAAAACCAAGGTCTTTAACCGAAAAACCAACGCCGCCGTGCACCATGCGAGTGAAACTGCAGGTCAGGTGGGCACCTTAATCAACGTTGTCTTTAACCGCGATGCCCAGTGCCATTCCCACATCAACATAGTTAACAGTGGGTTACCCCACGATATGACAGTCGCTATCGCCGAGAAAAAATGGGGCGAGGGCGCCTTTGATAAGGTGAGCTGGTATACCCCGATTAATGCCGCTAAGGTTCGTTTTGCTAAGTGGTCTTTAGTGAAAAACGTGCTGCATGACTCGCTGACACTGTGTAATTGGATGTTCCCGCTTTTGGCATCGCCCGATAAGAACCGTAATTATGAAGGCGATAGCACCATAGAATCGCAAATGTTCAGCCTAGTTACAGGGATTGAAACCAGTGAAACTGAGTTAGATTTCAAGGCGGAAAGAGTCTTGCATCTGCACCGCGCCTTAACCATGTTGCAGATGAATGAGGGCAATATGCGTGAAGAGCACGATGTTCTCAGCGACTGGGTTTACGATATGGACCCAGACAAAAACTTTGGTGAAGAGGGCACCATCAAGATGGACCGCGCCGACATGCAAACCTCGCTGGACATGTTCTACGAAGCCTTTGGTTGGGACATTCAAACGGGAGCGCCAACGCGGGCCACACTCGACAAGTTTAGTCTGGGCTTTGTCGCCGACAAATTAGCGGCGCGAGGTTTACTACCCGCTTGAACACTCTAGTTGGGCGCTATGATTGGCGTTATGACTGGACATTATGAGTGAACACTATGACTGGGCATTATGAGTGAACAAATGATTGAACTCGTCGGTTATATCCGAGTATTTAGCCAACATGGACGTTTAGTCACGGCGGAGCAAATTGCCGCCGTGGCAGGGCTAGAATGGGATAATAAGCAAACGGTTGCGGGTTATATTCAGCTGATCCTTAATGAGGCTTATGCAGATGTGCAGATGCGCTTGTCGGATAAGCGGCATTTTTTCTATTCCGACAAAAGTATCGTTGAGCGCTATGCCGAGCAATGGTTAGCACTGGAGCGCGG of the Shewanella baltica genome contains:
- a CDS encoding 4Fe-4S dicluster domain-containing protein — translated: MITRRGILKSSMGVAVGTVYHGTLISFLTGCGSDNDSQEVVEVMAGGLMVVNPVVCVSCRRCEIACSWNHEGDSSPTLARVKVEHNMNFGPHGMQFNYHIQHGECGDGTIIPATCRQCEVCTQVCPKQAISTNPLTGAKVVDEELCVGCGYCADKCPQQVIKVVRSKMKAVKCDLCNGQPACAQVCPTGAIKFYPWDEAEAALEQYEKYTGLVS
- a CDS encoding aldehyde ferredoxin oxidoreductase — translated: MSNIIGGWAGKVLRVNLTTNTISYDPIEKYYDYIGGMGIGYKILWDGHKDNIKAIDPENIIVFSAGPLTGSGVICTGRTTITSRSPVIEKHLIADGHFGGHFSPAMKFAGFDAIAIEGKAASPVWLKIVDDKVTIEPADALWGKGIFDTHAMIAQMMGPNAQVAAIGQAGENQVPLSVIMTQGGHSAGGHGSVMGSKNCKGIGIIGTGAVKIAANNEKMRALDDHILGIIGANNNGVVPSTPQSWAEYSAPISRWKSRPGLKWGAADQEIDLGEVPWNERNRIGFRTSMAESYIGVEYANKWMKRTGGCHSCPIRCFCELKVPELKSKYGRKTEHIANVCMGFLVPQYLMGTTNGSEAHAMAGALGAQILDDYGIWCNYGLISHIFKFLKTHDMFKDLLPEEEYNSIPWALWDNQDPAFLIDFYRRIAYKEGEISHMADGLYDLIARWGLDGTNPALGYWDIHKESKTKVFNRKTNAAVHHASETAGQVGTLINVVFNRDAQCHSHINIVNSGLPHDMTVAIAEKKWGEGAFDKVSWYTPINAAKVRFAKWSLVKNVLHDSLTLCNWMFPLLASPDKNRNYEGDSTIESQMFSLVTGIETSETELDFKAERVLHLHRALTMLQMNEGNMREEHDVLSDWVYDMDPDKNFGEEGTIKMDRADMQTSLDMFYEAFGWDIQTGAPTRATLDKFSLGFVADKLAARGLLPA